The following proteins are encoded in a genomic region of Paenibacillus sp. FSL R7-0273:
- a CDS encoding YjcZ family sporulation protein, with amino-acid sequence MSGCANVGGLFTSTTTILVLYILLVIILRTF; translated from the coding sequence ATGAGCGGTTGTGCAAATGTAGGCGGTCTGTTCACTTCCACTACTACTATCCTGGTACTTTACATTCTGCTGGTAATTATCCTCAGAACATTCTAG
- a CDS encoding response regulator transcription factor, whose amino-acid sequence MKALIVDDEARVRKAVRLLVDWDAHQIGEIMEAGSGNEAIELIREHKPGLVIMDMMMESGSGIELMTWVNEFAGSTKFIVVSGHNDFDFVRETVRHGGIDYILKPIEPEAINTAVAKAVAAWRSEAEERSQQQRQSIRLNEIKPIYGERLLSALIDDPVTAETTLRRLVAEGVIPGSAGAARLLLVQTDAGNNPLLRRFGGDSELLYYAIVNICNEFLQPQGKGTAFRYWGGPPEIAILLWDVQESVTELIGKINQGLFHTLQLRMHFGISPAGSLPGKLAAQRTEAAEALLRRNLLRHEDYCHFSVFSEEYRQDVGAAGAKPIFADVQEDWKMAVISGNPAALSDAAQHWTEELSRSGVITPEMLGSWKADALLFRSRLVREALGSRADGALAELELADRDNPAPYAGGYSFSLFAWRDWSLALMQSLSRVLSAGQVKERNPLTEIVKYIDQNYQSDLSLQEVAGKFFVSREYISRKFKQEYGINFTDYIGTVRIEKAKLLLQNPNLKLSQISEMVGFHDVKYFSKVFKKQTGVTPKDYRVQVIL is encoded by the coding sequence ATGAAGGCGCTGATTGTAGATGATGAGGCAAGAGTCAGGAAGGCGGTCCGTCTGCTGGTGGACTGGGACGCCCATCAGATCGGAGAAATTATGGAGGCCGGCAGCGGCAATGAAGCGATAGAACTGATCCGTGAGCACAAGCCCGGGCTCGTCATTATGGATATGATGATGGAATCCGGCAGCGGCATTGAGCTGATGACCTGGGTCAATGAATTTGCCGGGAGCACGAAGTTTATTGTTGTCAGCGGGCATAATGATTTTGACTTTGTACGCGAGACAGTCCGGCACGGGGGGATTGACTATATTCTCAAGCCTATTGAGCCGGAGGCCATCAATACGGCTGTCGCCAAGGCGGTTGCCGCCTGGCGATCCGAGGCGGAAGAACGCAGCCAGCAGCAGCGGCAGAGCATCCGTCTGAACGAGATCAAGCCGATCTACGGCGAGCGGCTGCTATCGGCGCTGATTGATGATCCTGTGACCGCTGAGACTACGCTGCGCCGGCTGGTTGCCGAGGGCGTTATTCCCGGCAGTGCAGGAGCTGCGCGCCTGCTGCTGGTGCAGACGGATGCCGGCAATAACCCGCTGCTGCGGCGCTTCGGCGGAGACAGCGAGCTGCTCTATTATGCCATCGTTAACATCTGCAACGAATTTCTGCAGCCGCAAGGCAAAGGCACTGCCTTCCGCTACTGGGGCGGTCCGCCGGAAATCGCCATCCTGCTGTGGGATGTTCAGGAATCCGTCACAGAGCTGATCGGCAAAATCAATCAGGGCCTGTTCCATACCCTGCAGCTGCGGATGCACTTCGGCATCAGCCCGGCCGGCAGCCTGCCCGGCAAGCTTGCTGCGCAGCGCACAGAAGCTGCCGAAGCCCTGCTGCGCCGCAATCTGCTGCGGCATGAGGATTATTGCCACTTCAGTGTATTTTCGGAAGAATACCGGCAGGATGTCGGCGCGGCCGGAGCAAAGCCGATCTTCGCCGATGTTCAGGAGGACTGGAAAATGGCCGTTATCAGCGGCAATCCTGCCGCCCTGTCCGACGCCGCCCAGCATTGGACCGAGGAGCTCAGCCGCAGCGGTGTCATCACTCCGGAGATGCTCGGCTCCTGGAAGGCGGATGCCCTGCTCTTCCGCTCCAGGCTTGTCCGTGAAGCACTGGGCAGCCGGGCCGACGGTGCTCTGGCAGAGCTGGAGCTGGCCGACCGCGATAATCCTGCTCCTTACGCCGGAGGCTACTCCTTCTCCCTGTTCGCCTGGCGCGACTGGTCCCTCGCTCTGATGCAGAGCCTGTCCCGGGTGCTGTCAGCCGGACAGGTCAAGGAACGCAATCCGCTTACAGAGATCGTTAAATATATCGACCAGAACTACCAGTCCGACCTCTCGCTGCAGGAGGTTGCCGGCAAATTCTTTGTCAGCCGTGAGTATATCTCCCGCAAGTTCAAGCAGGAATATGGCATTAATTTTACCGACTATATCGGCACTGTGCGGATTGAAAAGGCCAAGCTGCTGCTGCAGAATCCGAACCTGAAGCTGTCGCAGATTTCAGAAATGGTCGGCTTTCATGATGTGAAGTATTTCAGCAAGGTGTTCAAAAAGCAGACCGGAGTTACGCCAAAGGACTACCGGGTACAGGTTATCCTCTGA
- a CDS encoding sensor histidine kinase: MKWNNIRTKLIVFLLLPTLVCIMATMYISYSYTTQSLRTRAVDENKNLLYQGYKNIDSLIQEINRLSLSVYSDSDFYRLLEAGYDDLSSDIAIYNSLSYISTSLPNISQVYLYGVKDGKATLITDNTTPKRWQGSPPYQESHLTDSSPVKVQSTHISNVYGLSLPLTQFVPEPVFTFHRRIERIPSSEALGYLSVDVKLAALTEIVEQLYEQDQENLYLVDGDGTVVYGRDEAEPGKALKADWYSGQIEANAEPQGYFEEGGSVFIYQKIESTGLSWTLIKQIPVSYLFREAKEAAGINIMLLFLLMSMIIALTVLISFRITAPIKQLTRYMNQVRTGNLEVDIRPAGNDEIGVLTEHFRSMMDTINNLILREYRLELSNKTNELRALQSQINPHFLNNTLQIIGTLALEMKVPQIYSLLSALAKMMRYSMHNDEKIVTVKDELEHVKAYIELQRERFENKFTFRYDMDEPLLGALMPKMILQPIVENYFKHGFNLSRTDGWIEISANPLDGGRMEFIIQNNGTAIPSAKLERLRLELTRPDPLDVSLLKNSEERRDAPGAGIGLGNVLARLRLVCGEDASLTVDNLPEGGVMVRLEIDIQTESERI, encoded by the coding sequence ATGAAATGGAACAATATCCGCACCAAACTGATCGTTTTTTTACTTCTCCCGACCCTTGTCTGTATTATGGCAACGATGTACATCAGCTATTCTTACACGACCCAGTCGTTGCGTACACGGGCTGTCGACGAGAACAAAAATCTGCTCTATCAGGGCTACAAAAACATCGACAGCCTGATTCAGGAGATCAACCGGCTGTCGCTGAGCGTGTATTCCGACTCTGATTTTTACCGCCTGCTGGAAGCCGGTTATGATGACCTCTCCTCCGATATCGCCATTTATAATTCGCTCAGCTACATCTCCACTTCACTGCCCAATATCTCACAGGTGTACTTATACGGCGTCAAGGACGGCAAAGCCACGCTGATTACCGACAACACTACGCCTAAGCGCTGGCAGGGAAGTCCTCCCTATCAGGAATCCCATCTGACGGACAGCTCCCCGGTCAAGGTGCAGAGCACACATATCAGCAATGTGTACGGGCTGAGCCTTCCGCTGACCCAGTTTGTTCCCGAGCCGGTATTTACATTCCACCGCAGGATTGAACGCATACCTTCCTCGGAAGCACTCGGTTATCTTTCGGTTGACGTCAAGCTGGCTGCGCTGACTGAAATTGTTGAGCAGCTGTACGAGCAGGACCAGGAGAACCTGTATCTGGTCGATGGCGATGGAACCGTCGTCTACGGACGGGATGAAGCCGAGCCCGGCAAAGCGCTGAAGGCAGACTGGTACAGCGGCCAGATTGAGGCAAATGCTGAACCCCAGGGGTATTTTGAGGAAGGCGGCTCTGTCTTTATTTATCAGAAAATCGAGAGCACCGGCCTGAGCTGGACGCTGATCAAGCAGATTCCGGTCTCCTATCTGTTCCGTGAGGCCAAGGAAGCCGCAGGCATCAACATTATGCTGCTGTTCCTGCTAATGAGCATGATTATTGCCCTGACAGTCCTGATCTCCTTCCGGATCACGGCCCCGATCAAGCAGCTGACCCGGTATATGAACCAGGTGCGGACCGGTAATCTGGAGGTGGATATCCGTCCGGCGGGGAATGATGAGATCGGTGTGCTGACCGAGCATTTCCGCAGCATGATGGACACGATCAACAATCTTATTTTGCGGGAATACCGGCTGGAGCTGTCCAACAAAACCAATGAGCTGAGGGCGCTGCAGTCGCAGATTAATCCGCATTTTTTGAACAATACGCTGCAGATTATCGGTACACTGGCGCTTGAGATGAAGGTGCCGCAGATTTACTCCCTGCTCTCCGCGCTGGCCAAGATGATGCGGTACAGCATGCATAACGATGAAAAGATCGTCACGGTCAAGGATGAGCTGGAGCATGTCAAAGCCTATATTGAGCTGCAGCGCGAGCGTTTTGAAAATAAGTTCACTTTCCGCTACGATATGGATGAGCCGCTGCTCGGTGCACTGATGCCGAAGATGATCCTGCAGCCGATAGTAGAGAATTACTTCAAGCACGGCTTCAATCTGTCGCGGACGGATGGATGGATTGAGATTTCAGCGAACCCGCTGGACGGGGGACGGATGGAATTTATCATTCAGAACAACGGTACAGCCATCCCTTCAGCCAAGCTGGAGCGGCTGCGCCTGGAGCTTACCCGGCCCGATCCGCTTGACGTTTCTCTGCTAAAAAACAGTGAAGAAAGACGTGATGCGCCCGGCGCAGGCATCGGTCTCGGCAATGTGCTGGCCCGCCTGCGGCTCGTCTGCGGGGAGGACGCTTCGCTTACTGTGGACAATCTGCCTGAAGGCGGGGTAATGGTCAGACTGGAAATTGACATACAAACGGAGAGTGAACGCATATGA
- a CDS encoding carbohydrate ABC transporter permease: MRGNKLSHLGQQLFFVGPALLFFTIVMIIPFVMGMYYSFTDWNGVSGNVAWVGFDNFKMIFTNDSDFWSSFWFTVRFTLLGVVLTNVVGFFLAYFLTKALKTRNMLRTIFFMPNVIGGLLLGFIWQFIFIKGFATMGDLTGWSFFNLPWLGDATTGFWAIVIVFVWQSSGYLMVIYIASLNNVSKEVLEAAQIDGASRNQVLRNIIVPLIMPAVTVGLFLAISWSFKMFDLNLSLTKGGPFKSTESVAMNIYNEAFLNNRYGLGTAKALLFFLIVAIITVIQVRITKSKEVEA; the protein is encoded by the coding sequence ATGCGCGGCAATAAGTTGTCCCATCTCGGTCAACAGCTTTTCTTCGTTGGCCCGGCATTATTGTTCTTTACGATCGTGATGATTATCCCGTTTGTGATGGGGATGTACTATTCATTCACCGACTGGAACGGCGTATCCGGGAATGTGGCCTGGGTAGGCTTTGACAATTTTAAAATGATTTTTACAAATGATTCGGATTTCTGGTCATCCTTCTGGTTTACCGTGCGGTTTACGCTGCTGGGGGTTGTGCTGACCAACGTAGTAGGCTTTTTCCTGGCCTATTTCCTGACCAAGGCGCTAAAGACACGCAACATGCTCCGGACCATCTTTTTTATGCCTAACGTAATCGGCGGCCTGTTGCTTGGATTTATATGGCAGTTTATCTTCATCAAGGGCTTCGCGACTATGGGCGATCTGACCGGCTGGTCCTTCTTCAATCTTCCATGGCTCGGCGATGCAACAACCGGCTTCTGGGCTATTGTCATTGTATTCGTCTGGCAGTCCTCCGGTTACCTGATGGTTATCTACATTGCTTCGCTCAACAACGTATCCAAAGAGGTGCTGGAAGCAGCGCAAATCGATGGCGCCTCACGTAACCAGGTGCTGCGCAACATCATTGTTCCGCTGATTATGCCTGCTGTAACAGTCGGACTGTTCCTGGCCATTTCCTGGTCCTTCAAAATGTTCGACCTCAACCTGTCTCTGACCAAGGGCGGACCGTTCAAATCTACTGAGTCTGTAGCGATGAACATCTATAACGAAGCCTTCCTGAACAACCGATATGGACTGGGTACGGCAAAAGCATTGCTGTTCTTCCTGATCGTTGCCATCATCACAGTCATTCAGGTGCGGATTACGAAGAGCAAGGAGGTTGAAGCGTAA
- a CDS encoding carbohydrate ABC transporter permease — MKTEGKGKWNYGLEIIMILLGLLFLSPFYFLLANSVKSFGEILSNAAAWPSEFVWSNYSQAWKLARFSEAFRNSIIITVICVILIALFAAMAAYRMVRADSKFNRFLLLLFVAAMVVPFQTIMIPILQVVNFLGVNNSIPGLVMAQLGLSIPMAIFLFHGFIKSVPLEIEEAATVDGCNPLTVFFRIVLPLLKPMLMTIIVLNALGIWNDYLLPSLILQAPELRTIPLATFSFFGQYTKQWDMALPALTLGVAPIVVFYLFMQRYIVEGIAAGSVKG, encoded by the coding sequence ATGAAAACCGAAGGCAAAGGCAAGTGGAATTACGGCCTGGAAATCATTATGATTCTCCTTGGCCTGCTGTTCCTGTCACCGTTCTATTTCCTGCTGGCTAACTCGGTGAAATCGTTCGGGGAAATTCTCAGTAATGCGGCGGCCTGGCCGTCCGAATTCGTCTGGTCCAACTACTCGCAGGCCTGGAAGCTGGCCCGTTTCTCGGAAGCCTTCCGGAACTCGATTATCATTACAGTGATCTGTGTAATCCTGATCGCCCTGTTCGCTGCAATGGCGGCCTACCGGATGGTCCGTGCAGATTCGAAATTCAACCGGTTCCTGCTGCTGCTGTTCGTAGCGGCGATGGTTGTACCGTTCCAGACTATTATGATTCCGATCCTTCAGGTGGTTAACTTCCTGGGTGTCAATAATTCTATTCCCGGTCTGGTGATGGCCCAATTGGGTCTCAGTATTCCGATGGCAATCTTTCTGTTCCACGGGTTCATTAAATCCGTACCGCTGGAGATCGAAGAGGCGGCAACGGTTGACGGCTGCAATCCGCTGACTGTGTTCTTCCGGATCGTGCTTCCATTGCTCAAGCCGATGCTGATGACGATTATCGTACTAAATGCCCTGGGCATCTGGAATGACTATCTGCTTCCGTCCCTGATTCTGCAGGCACCTGAGCTGCGGACCATTCCGCTGGCAACGTTCTCGTTCTTCGGCCAGTATACGAAGCAGTGGGATATGGCGCTTCCGGCGCTGACACTGGGTGTAGCCCCAATTGTTGTGTTCTACCTGTTCATGCAGCGTTACATTGTTGAGGGAATCGCGGCGGGTTCGGTGAAGGGTTAA
- a CDS encoding ABC transporter substrate-binding protein, protein MNKKRTAVMMSSVMLMSVVLAACGGNNNTASNNAQNGSAGNSASGDVKTVKIFQFKTEIVEGLNELKVEFEKEYPNIKLDIQTVGGGADYAAALKTKFASGDAPDIFSNGGYAEMELWGDKLEDLSDQAWVKDLIPLAAEPMTKDGKTYGMPMNLEGIGYVYNKDLFEKAGIAETPKTITELEEAAKKLQAIDVIPFGNAYQEWWLLGNQGISVAFAQQDNVDEFIAGLNGGTASIVGNQVFKDWSDLLNLTVEYGQKNPLTTDANTHLAMFANGEIAMMQEGNWAQTLVDNITPDMNIGMFPMPINDDAEKNDKMTVGIPANLVVNKDSASKEEAKTFLNWLVTSDMGKEYITKKWKFIPALSTIEATPEDIGDLGSDVFKYVQEGKVYGLQSSKFPDGVTQEFASVIQQLIAGKVDQAGWETAMQAAWDKLKK, encoded by the coding sequence ATGAATAAGAAACGTACTGCTGTAATGATGTCCAGTGTAATGCTGATGTCTGTTGTGCTCGCGGCCTGCGGCGGCAATAACAATACCGCTTCAAATAACGCACAAAATGGAAGCGCTGGCAACTCCGCATCCGGAGATGTGAAAACGGTTAAAATCTTCCAGTTCAAAACGGAAATCGTGGAAGGCCTGAACGAGCTGAAGGTTGAATTTGAAAAAGAGTATCCGAACATCAAGCTGGACATCCAGACCGTCGGCGGTGGTGCAGACTATGCGGCAGCCCTGAAGACGAAATTCGCTTCCGGTGATGCGCCTGATATTTTCTCAAACGGCGGTTATGCAGAAATGGAGCTGTGGGGTGATAAGCTCGAAGACCTGTCCGACCAGGCATGGGTTAAGGATCTGATTCCGCTGGCTGCTGAGCCAATGACCAAGGACGGCAAAACCTACGGGATGCCAATGAACCTTGAAGGTATCGGTTATGTCTACAACAAGGACCTGTTCGAAAAAGCAGGCATTGCTGAAACACCAAAAACCATCACTGAGCTGGAAGAAGCGGCTAAAAAGCTGCAGGCTATCGACGTTATTCCATTCGGTAACGCTTATCAGGAGTGGTGGCTGCTGGGTAACCAGGGGATCAGCGTAGCTTTTGCACAGCAGGATAATGTAGATGAGTTCATCGCCGGTCTGAACGGCGGAACAGCTTCAATCGTCGGCAACCAGGTATTTAAGGACTGGAGCGACCTGCTGAACCTGACTGTGGAATATGGTCAAAAGAACCCGCTGACTACTGACGCTAACACCCACCTGGCTATGTTCGCTAACGGCGAAATCGCTATGATGCAGGAAGGTAACTGGGCACAGACGCTGGTCGATAACATCACTCCGGACATGAACATCGGTATGTTCCCTATGCCGATCAACGATGATGCCGAGAAGAACGACAAGATGACTGTAGGGATCCCGGCTAACCTGGTTGTGAACAAGGATTCCGCATCCAAGGAAGAAGCTAAAACGTTCTTGAACTGGCTCGTAACCTCCGACATGGGTAAAGAATATATCACAAAAAAATGGAAATTCATCCCTGCCCTGTCCACTATCGAAGCTACACCTGAAGATATCGGCGACCTTGGTTCCGACGTATTCAAATACGTTCAGGAAGGCAAAGTTTACGGACTGCAGTCCTCCAAGTTCCCTGATGGTGTAACCCAGGAATTCGCAAGCGTAATCCAGCAGCTGATCGCAGGCAAGGTTGATCAGGCAGGCTGGGAAACAGCTATGCAGGCCGCTTGGGACAAGCTGAAGAAGTAA